In the Chloroflexota bacterium genome, CAAGCCTGATCGCCTTCTTGATCAACTTCTTTATTCTGCTGGGGCTGCTAACACTGGTCCTGTACAGGCCGGTCACCAGGATGCTTGACCAGCGTTCCGCCAAAATAAAGGAAAGTCTGGAACAGGCCGAGCGCATAAAGCAGGAATCAGTCCGCGCTGAGGAAACGGTGAAAGCAGAGATAGAGGCCGGACGCAGGGAGGGTCAAGCGCTGATAAATCAGGCGGCACAAACCGCTGAGAAGCTCAAGGAAGAGGCCAGAGCTGAGGCGAGACAGGAAGCAGAAGCCCTTATTGCCAAAGCCCGCGTTGAAATCGACAGAGAAAGAGAAGAGAGCGTTAACCAGTTACGTCAGGAATTTGCCGATCTGGCTGTCCTGGCAGCGGAGAAGGTGATTGGCCAAGCCCTGGACAAGAAAGCGCACCAGCAGCTAATTGAGAAGGTTCTAGAGGAAGGCCTGACTGCCAGGAAAGAGTAAGCCACAAGAGACGATGCCGAAGGGTATTTCTGCGAAAAGGCATGCTCAAGCAGTGTTCCAAATCGCTCTGGAAGGCAAACAACTGGAGCGATGGCAGAGTGATTTGGAGACGATAGCGGGCACACTCAAGAGTCCCGAGATTACTGCCATGCTGGAAAGTCCTAAGCTCAGGCTCGAGGAAAAGAGGAGGGTTCTGGAAGCTATTTTGCCAGGCATAACACCTGCAGCAATGAATCTAGCTTACTTCCTGGTGGCCAAGAACCGCCTCCGTATCTTGCCAGACCTGCTGGCTGAATTTAGGCGCTTGCTAAATGCCTACCATGGGAGAGAAGTAGCCGAGGTGGTTACTGCAGTTCCCATCAGCGATGAAGACAGGGACAGGATCAAGAAAAGACTGGCCGCCCTCGTGGGTAAGGAGTTGGTGCTTACGCTTAAGGTCAATCCTGAAATCGAGGGTGGTCTGGTGGCCAGGGTCGGAGACAAGTTGGTTGACGGTAGCATACGCACCAGGCTTCAGGATTTAAGAAGGAGCCTGGCCCAGACCTGACAAAGTTGGCCACAGCTTGTTGGACAGAAATATCTTGAGATACTTGAGATACGTGAAGGCAACACCTCTACTTTCAGGAGAGGTAGATACGTGAAAGGGTCTTTACAACTTATTGTGATGCTGGGTTTCCGAGGACGCCTTAGCCTGGTGGGCCCCCCCCTTGACGAAACGAAAGCGTGGTCAGAGGAGGTAAGATAGATGGTAACCCGCGGTGAAGATATTGTATCTATCATCAAGCAGCAAATCGAGCAGTTCGGCACACAAGTAGCTATGGTGGACGTAGGCACGGTGGTGGAGGTAGCTGACGGTTTGGCGCATATCCACGGGCTTTCCGGTGTCAGATATAACGAGCTACTGGAGTTTCCCAAAGGCATCATAGGGATAGCATTGAACCTGGAGGAAGACAGCGTCGGAGCGGTAGTTCTCGGCGATTGTTCAGAGATTAAGGAGGGTGATGAGGTACGCTGTACAGGACGTATCCTGGAGGTGCCCGTAGGCGAGGGACTCATCGGACGGGTGATTGATCCCTTGGGACGGCCGCTTGATGGCAAAGGCACTATCAGGTATCAGAAGACACGCCCCTTGGAAAGGGTGGCCCCGAACGTAGTTTTACGTGCTCCGGTTAGCGTCCCCGTACAAACGGGAATTAAGGCTATAGACAGCATGATACCCATCGGGCGGGGACAGCGTGAGTTGATAATCGGCGACCGCTTCACTGGCAAATCAGCCATCTGTGTGGACACCATCATCAACCAGAAGGGTGGAGACCTCATCTGCATCTACGCAGCCATTGGGCAGAAGACTTCAAAAGTAGCCCAGGTGGTGGCTACACTGGAGCCCTATGGTGCCATGCAACACACCATAGTGGTTTCGGCTAATGCCTCAGACCCGGCCCCTCTACAGTACCTTTGCCCTTATGCTGCCTGCGCTGTAGGGGAGGAGTTTATGGAGCTGGGCAAGGACGCGCTAGTGATCTATGACGACCTCTCGAAGCATGCCTGGTCCTACCGCCAGATCTCCTTGTTGTTGCGCCGCCCCCCTGGTCGAGAGGCTTACCCTGGTGACATCTTCTATCTTCATAGCCGTCTCCTGGAGAGGGCAGCCAAGCTTTCCTCAGAACATGGAGGTGGTTCACTCACCGCTTTGCCTATTATTGAGACCCAGTTGGGTGATCTATCAGCCTATATCCCCACTAACGTCATTTCTATTACTGATGGCCAGATATACCTGGAAACGGATCTGTTCAATTCCGGGATTCGCCCTGCCATGAACGTGGGGCTATCTGTATCAAGAGTAGGTGGATCAGCACAGACCAAGGCCATGAGAAAGGTAGCCGGAAGGGTGAGACTAGAACTAGCCCAGTACCGCGAGTTGGCTGCTTTTGCTCAGTTTGGCACTGCCGATCTTGACAAAGCAACCAGGGCACAGCTAGAACGCGGGCAAAGGATCACCGAGGTCCTAAAGCAGCCCCAATACAGCCCCATGTCCCTGGAGAAGGAAGTAACCATCCTGTATGCCGTCACCAATGGCTATCTGGACGATGTGCCCCTGGACAAGATAGCGTCTTTCGAGAATAGCTTACACCGGTTTATGGAAACCAACCACCCTGAAATAGGTAAAGATATCGCCAAGACCAAGGATCTCAGGCCGGAAACAGAAGAAGCGCTGAAAAAATCGATCCTCGAGTTCAAGCAAAGTAGCGTCTATTAGGAAGAAGAATAAGATAGAGCAAGGCTTTTCTAACCACGGCATTGTGCCCGGGGAAAGAACACCGAGCTATGAAGAAGGGCTAAACTGGGAACAGGTAGAGAGTAGTGGCTAATATCCGTTTGCTTCGCCGGCGCATCCGTAGCATCCAATCCACAGCCAAGATTACCAAAGCTATGGAAACGATAGCTGCCTCCAAGATGAGGCGAGCTCAAGAGGCCGATTTGGCTGGTAGA is a window encoding:
- the atpH gene encoding ATP synthase F1 subunit delta: MPKGISAKRHAQAVFQIALEGKQLERWQSDLETIAGTLKSPEITAMLESPKLRLEEKRRVLEAILPGITPAAMNLAYFLVAKNRLRILPDLLAEFRRLLNAYHGREVAEVVTAVPISDEDRDRIKKRLAALVGKELVLTLKVNPEIEGGLVARVGDKLVDGSIRTRLQDLRRSLAQT
- a CDS encoding F0F1 ATP synthase subunit alpha, which gives rise to MVTRGEDIVSIIKQQIEQFGTQVAMVDVGTVVEVADGLAHIHGLSGVRYNELLEFPKGIIGIALNLEEDSVGAVVLGDCSEIKEGDEVRCTGRILEVPVGEGLIGRVIDPLGRPLDGKGTIRYQKTRPLERVAPNVVLRAPVSVPVQTGIKAIDSMIPIGRGQRELIIGDRFTGKSAICVDTIINQKGGDLICIYAAIGQKTSKVAQVVATLEPYGAMQHTIVVSANASDPAPLQYLCPYAACAVGEEFMELGKDALVIYDDLSKHAWSYRQISLLLRRPPGREAYPGDIFYLHSRLLERAAKLSSEHGGGSLTALPIIETQLGDLSAYIPTNVISITDGQIYLETDLFNSGIRPAMNVGLSVSRVGGSAQTKAMRKVAGRVRLELAQYRELAAFAQFGTADLDKATRAQLERGQRITEVLKQPQYSPMSLEKEVTILYAVTNGYLDDVPLDKIASFENSLHRFMETNHPEIGKDIAKTKDLRPETEEALKKSILEFKQSSVY
- the atpF gene encoding F0F1 ATP synthase subunit B, which encodes MLDKLGIDAPSLIAFLINFFILLGLLTLVLYRPVTRMLDQRSAKIKESLEQAERIKQESVRAEETVKAEIEAGRREGQALINQAAQTAEKLKEEARAEARQEAEALIAKARVEIDREREESVNQLRQEFADLAVLAAEKVIGQALDKKAHQQLIEKVLEEGLTARKE